A region of Brevundimonas sp. NIBR10 DNA encodes the following proteins:
- the dapE gene encoding succinyl-diaminopimelate desuccinylase, whose protein sequence is MSAASTPVIDPVELTQVLIRRPSVTPADAGAMDVLQRVLEGLGFTCRRMPFEGPGGEGVHARIENLYARRGTASPNLCFAGHTDVVPTGAEAGWSADPFEAEIRDGILYGRGAADMKGGIAAWVAAVSAVLADGEPGGSLSFLITGDEEGPALHGTKRVVETLIAEGEVIDACVVGEPSSQNLLGDMIKIGRRGSLNTWITVHGRQGHVAYPHRAANPAPVLVRLLARLDAWVVDEGYEAFQPSNLEITTIDIGNGATNVIPAQAKARLNIRFNPAQTGDGLIAHLDAEAARVAAESGLEITLEHMCSGEAFLTPHGPFVTAVQDAVETELGRRPEASTTGGTSDARFIRAMCPVLELGLVGQTMHQFDERVPVEEIVALTGTYRRIIESVLGTSGATAATTGALAAEGRGA, encoded by the coding sequence AACTCCTGTCATTGATCCTGTCGAACTGACGCAGGTCCTGATCCGCCGCCCGTCGGTGACCCCCGCCGACGCCGGGGCCATGGACGTCTTGCAGCGAGTGCTGGAAGGGCTGGGCTTCACCTGCCGCCGGATGCCGTTCGAGGGCCCGGGGGGCGAAGGCGTCCACGCCCGGATCGAGAACCTTTATGCCCGGCGCGGGACAGCCTCGCCCAACCTGTGTTTCGCCGGCCATACCGATGTGGTGCCCACGGGTGCCGAGGCCGGCTGGTCCGCCGATCCGTTCGAGGCCGAGATCCGCGACGGGATCCTGTACGGGCGGGGCGCAGCGGACATGAAGGGCGGCATCGCGGCCTGGGTCGCGGCGGTCTCCGCCGTGCTGGCCGACGGTGAACCGGGGGGGTCGCTGTCCTTCCTCATCACCGGCGACGAGGAGGGCCCGGCCCTGCACGGCACCAAGCGGGTGGTCGAGACCCTGATCGCCGAGGGTGAGGTCATCGACGCCTGCGTGGTCGGCGAGCCGTCGTCCCAGAACCTGCTGGGCGACATGATCAAGATCGGCCGGCGGGGCTCGCTGAACACCTGGATCACCGTCCATGGCAGGCAGGGGCACGTCGCCTATCCCCACCGGGCGGCCAATCCGGCACCCGTGCTGGTCCGGCTGCTGGCCCGGCTGGACGCCTGGGTCGTCGACGAGGGCTATGAGGCCTTCCAGCCGTCGAATCTGGAGATCACCACCATCGACATCGGCAACGGCGCGACCAATGTAATCCCGGCCCAGGCGAAGGCCCGGCTGAACATCCGCTTCAACCCGGCCCAGACCGGCGACGGCCTGATCGCGCATCTGGATGCCGAGGCGGCCAGGGTCGCGGCCGAGAGCGGGCTGGAGATCACGCTCGAGCACATGTGTTCCGGCGAGGCCTTCCTGACCCCGCACGGACCCTTCGTCACGGCGGTCCAGGACGCGGTCGAGACCGAGCTGGGTCGCCGGCCCGAGGCCTCGACCACCGGCGGCACCTCCGACGCCCGCTTCATCCGCGCCATGTGCCCGGTTCTGGAGCTGGGCCTGGTCGGCCAGACCATGCACCAGTTCGACGAACGGGTTCCGGTGGAAGAGATCGTGGCCCTGACCGGCACTTATCGAAGGATCATCGAGTCTGTGCTCGGCACTTCGGGGGCGACCGCCGCGACCACCGGCGCGCTTGCCGCTGAGGGGCGTGGCGCGTAA
- a CDS encoding heme ABC transporter permease produces the protein MFGLANPARFMRFTGPLVPWLWAVAAVLLAVGTWLSFTAPGDYQQGDTVRIMFVHVPAASLGTMVYAALGVSSFFALVFRHPLADAAARAAALPGAAFTALALITGSLWGQPMWGTWWVWDARLTSVLVLFLFYLGYMALRSSIDDETKAGRAAAVLGLVGLINLPIVKFSVDWWNTLHQPASLLRAGGSSLDPVFLTPLLTMMAAYGALFLAIWLTAIRTEVTRRRVLTLRARAAAGA, from the coding sequence ATGTTCGGCCTCGCCAACCCCGCCCGCTTTATGCGCTTCACCGGCCCGCTGGTCCCGTGGCTGTGGGCGGTCGCCGCCGTGCTGCTGGCCGTCGGAACCTGGCTCAGCTTCACCGCGCCGGGGGACTATCAGCAGGGCGACACCGTGCGGATCATGTTCGTCCACGTTCCGGCGGCGTCTCTGGGCACGATGGTCTATGCGGCGTTGGGCGTGTCCAGCTTCTTCGCCCTGGTGTTTCGCCATCCGCTGGCCGACGCCGCCGCGCGCGCCGCCGCCCTGCCGGGTGCCGCCTTCACGGCCCTGGCCCTGATTACCGGTTCGCTCTGGGGCCAGCCGATGTGGGGGACGTGGTGGGTCTGGGATGCGCGGCTGACGAGCGTGCTTGTGCTGTTCCTGTTCTACCTCGGCTATATGGCGCTGCGTTCGTCGATCGACGACGAGACCAAGGCCGGGCGCGCGGCCGCCGTGCTGGGTCTGGTCGGGCTGATCAACCTGCCGATCGTGAAGTTCTCGGTCGATTGGTGGAACACATTGCATCAGCCGGCGTCGCTGCTGCGCGCGGGAGGCTCCAGCCTCGATCCGGTCTTCCTAACTCCGCTCCTGACCATGATGGCCGCTTACGGTGCCCTGTTCCTGGCCATCTGGCTGACGGCGATTCGTACCGAGGTGACCCGCCGCCGTGTCCTGACCCTGCGCGCCCGCGCTGCCGCAGGA